The Mycosarcoma maydis chromosome 8, whole genome shotgun sequence DNA segment TCATTGAAGACATCATCGAAGAGGACAATCTCTACAAGGTTCTTGGCATCAACAGGAATGCCAAGAACGAAGAGATTCGTCGTGCTTTCCTCACTAGAAGTCGATCTTGTCACCCGGACAAGTTCCCAGATTATCCCAACTCGACCATTGCTTTTCAGAAGCTCGCCTTTGCCTATGAGACACTGTCCAAACCCGCATCTCGTCAAGCATACGATTTCTCCCCTCACACACATTCCATGTTCAACGGAAAGTCACCGCACGACGCTTTCGACGACGAATTTGGCGAAGCATTTGCAGATGCTACTCTCCAGGATGTACTCTTCACCGTATACGTTGAGTTCTTTGAGGGTGACTTTACGTCAGTCAAAGCTTTGCTCAAGGTTCTCGCCGACAGTGGCTTGGGCACTTACAGTGACGCcaacatcagcagcatTGAGGCCAAATTCCGTGCACTCTCGCGCCTCATGCGCGCCACACGCAGATACTCGCGCGTCCTGCTCAACGAAATGTCGCGCCTCTACGAGATTCAGCAGGACCTACGAGGCCTCTCGTACTTTGACATTCCAGGTCGACTAAGGCTCACTCTGCAGCTTGCCCGAGTGACACTGAGTATCCCTTTGGCAATCGACCAGGCCATGCAGAATCCCGAAGACTATGACCGCAAGGAATTTGGGCAATGGTTTGAGGATATGCGTGCTCAATCAACAGACTATAGCTCCAGcgaagatgacgagaaCCGGCCAGATCACGGCTTTGGACTGCAGGCAGAGGCCGACACAGATACACCAGGATCCGATGAGCAAGCACGCATGCGCTATGTGCGAGCTCGTGATGCGCGCATTGCGCGGCGAGCCGCCGAGCATCGCGACCCAGGCTCCAACAATGGTCCCGTTGGTGAGCAGGAGGCGGCGGCTCTGCCTCATCAAGAGACCAAAGAGCTGCGTGCTGGCTTTCTAGGGCCCACGACCACCGCTCTCTTTGCTGGCATGGTCAATCTACTCGAAGCAGGCGAAGGATGGATGGGCGGCAAGCCGGCTGCAACGTCACACTGATCTCAAGCCACTGGATCGTTCCATCAAGATTGCATCTTCTCTACAAGATACCCTGCTTCTTCTCACTGTTCTTTGACATAGGCCGCGGGCTCTTTGACCAAAGGTGATACAACAGCTCAATGTCCGTGGAAAAGTCCGTAATACCATGGAGCGTTTATGTGCCTATACTTACCTTGATCATCAAGTTTTGTTGTTGTCGCTGTTGTGCaggctgttgctgttgctattgctgccactgctgcGCATTCGCATGCGTGCAAgggaagagagagaggacCTCGCTTTCGGTGAATTAGCAAAGGTTTCATCGCAGAGGCCATGCAAGTTGGTCGCCTTGATGGCTAGTTTGAACCAAGTTGATTTTCCATCTTCGACAAATGTGTCGATTAGCAGCCACCATCCGCGGTACTTCAACTGTCTTCTTCTGCGTGAAAAAGAGCTTTTCTGCAATCTATAGTATAATGATACAAAGCTGCCGTGTGCCGTCAGTTGGAAGCGGGACTTGCCGTCTGTAAAGAAGCAGCGTCATCCCTGGTCCCCCAGAGGcaaagtcacagagtggcTGTTGGTATCCAACAGAAGGCGTTGTTTGTTTTGGGCAATTACATGCTCCAGTTTCGATCGTGTGATTTTGTGATTCTAAAATCTCCAAGCTTCTGaattcacattcgtgattcacggtttgCCTGAGGTTTTGTGGggtgcagtcacgagttccGGGATCCGGTTCAgaaagaatcacgaattgtaCGTGTGTTAATCTAGAAGATGTGAACGCAACACAGTCCTCCCCCCCGTCTACCCACAGCTTctgcacacacacacagaTCAAGAATGTCTGCAACATGACAGGCGCTACTGACACACGTCTATCGACGGTCCGGGTACCGGACGACCAATGGTTGTTTGCCAAATCCGACCTAGAGCTGACACCATCTGTGCTTCAGGGAGGATTGGATCCGGTCGAAGAAAAGCAGCGGCGCTACAAGGGCGTCAACGCGATCTACAGAATGGCCGAGTACATGCGATTGCCACAGCACGTCATGAATACGGCTGCTATCTATTTGCATCGCTTCTACATGCGTAAACCACTCGAGTATGGACCAAGCAAGATCGGACACTCGCACTACGAGATTGCAGCCACCTGCGTTTTTCTGGCATGCAAAGTGGAGGAATCGCATCGAAAGCTCCTCAGCGTTATTGATGCAGCCATGGCATCCTTCGACAAGACGCCTTCAGGAAATCAACGCTGGGCGGAACGCACGTTCCGAGCCGATCCTTCCAGCAAGGTAAGACCTTTGCTTCGAACACGGGCCCTTTTGCGCTATGGCCTCACATATTGAACATTTCTACTATGTAACTTTGAATACCGCCAACAGGAGTTTGCTCGCTGGAGAGATATCATACTACTTTCGGAAGAGACGGTGCTCGAAACATTGTGTTTTGATTTGATTGTCGAACAACCGCACGAGATTCTAGTAAAAGCATGCAGTCGATTGAATGTCAATGCTGATGTGGTGCGCGTCGCATGGACCACTCTTAACGACAGGTAAGGAacggcagcaacagcagtaGTGCCACGACCACCATAGAATCTGGCAGAAATGAGCGATTGCTGACAAAGTTGGTCCACTTGGCATTTCTGTATTGCAGCTTGAGAGACGCAATTTGCGTCATATTCGAGGCGCCTGTACTCGCTGCAGGAGCGTTCTATCGAGCGTGCCAACAATATCAGGTGGATCCGTCCAAGTTTGTGGCACAGTGGCCCAAAGATGCAGAAGATAGCCGGTGGACGTGGACCGACATTTTCGACGTtgatgaggacgaagcagccgaagcagcagaagcgatcCAAAAGGACGTGTACGATTTCAACGAGTCACAGGGGCAATCAGGATAGAACCACGGCTGAACCTGGCTGTAACTAGGCAAAGCTTTCAAGTTATCAGGCTGACTGACATTAGGGTGCAATCGGCCGAATGACGGTGACCAAAGAATGACGGGGTACAAGTACAACAGGCATACCATTGCCCCTCAAGATGTGTCCGAGATGGGCGAGTTTCTTGCACAGAGGGGAAACGCACTCTGCACTGATCTAGCTTGTCCGTCGAAACCGAGCTCCATGGTGgcgcatctgcagcaaGTGCAGAGGGCTACATGGCCGGCTTCCATAAGCAGCACGGTGGACCCTGTCAAGACGACCAGGCGTCAACTGGCGAAATGATTTGGACATCGGCGTAGGCGTGACTATGCCAGCACCGTTGCGGGCTCGGGATGCGCAATCAAGGTAATTTTGCCCTCGACTGAGGTAATTCCTTTTCATCTCAAGGTACGCAAGGAGCAATCCTGAGCGCGGAGGCTGGGGCACGCTCGGACTGGAGCGAATCTTGTTGTAAGAGCAAGAGTCGCGGCTTGTAGGTTGGTGTTCTCGTGAGGCCGAGCCGTAGGCTGCACGGAGAAAGAGCTATATGTGTTAGCGTTTTTGGACACCGAAGCGGCGGAGACGCGACCCGAAGTACGAAAGTGTTCGATCTTTCCTGCCCACCGAAACGAGACGAGCGCTTGTTGTGGCACGTTGATGAGCTTACATGTACAGTACGCTAACTTTAGCACATGGAACGAGTCGATCCTGTACCCGGAATGCGCCAAAATGAGTCGGAATAGGACGCGTTCTCGGCACGGCGAGGGGAGATGCGTCAGTAGCGTACACTACGCCGAGCGACGTGCATATACTGTATTGTGATTTTTGTTTTTGCACAGAAGACGCTCTAATCACGAGCGAAAGAGTGCAATGAGACCGCCAAGTACAATGGTCAAGGTAGAGAGAAGAATGGGCAAGTCATGCCACGATGGATGCAGAATTTTATTAGGCTGTAGTGTGTCTTCTCAACAATCAAGCAGCGAATGGGGTGTTTCAACCACGTAGCACTTGTTCTGTCTCGTGTGCGAGACGTCTTGttttctccttcttcttggctttgCTTCTTTGGGAGATGAATGAGAATTTATTACTAACATACAGTATGTGTAGAGTTGATGGCTGTCGTGCTAGTTTTCAACAAAACGACTGGCCAGTAGGTTGGTGATCTGGCACTCGTCTTGCATCCCAAGGCTGAGCTGATGCTTGCGCTGTCACTGTTTGAGGGTTCCCAGACTTGTGCGGCGAGGCACAAGTGTGTTGATCATCGTGAAGTTCAGTTGTGAACACTATTTCTGTCCAACGGCTGTCAGCCAAGGATTGCGTGCCATCAGTCACAGTGTGGGCGCGAGAATTGAAATCGAGCAAGCGAAACCGACAAATTCGATACGGATCGGCCCGGCGAGCGAATAACGctccagtcacgagtgtgccCAACGAATAtgaataatcgtgaatgtcttGATCAATCTTCAGGTTCGATCTAGAAAATCGAGCGGAGCACCGAAAGGAGACGCCCATTTCACAGCAGTCGAATAGACACGAGTTAGTTGGTCGTGAGTGTACGACAGAGTACAGTCGAACAATAGTTATACAGTGCGGGAAGCGAGAGCACGCACACGCGTGCAGTGCATGTATGCCGATCTAGATTTACAAGTGTCCGAAGTTCTGAGATTCGAGACGATTAGTTTTTTAAACAAGTTTGAACGCTGCCTcgttactcgtgactgcgatgaagctgcagcgccagcCAGATTCTGTTTATtggactcacgactgctcACCTCCGCGCTTGCCAATTCGAGTagactcactcacgactataATCCCAAAGAAAAACagcaacaatcacgaataatcgCTAATAATTTACAtatgtgaatcgtgaatcgtggaaCGTGAACGTGGCTGTACAGGGCAGCGGAGCCTGTAGATTACTATGGTGAACGTTATATCAGGGTGGAAGAGCACCCCGAAGCATTCGATCCCGCTTTTTCGTTTTTGATTTCTTGCTAGGTTACCTTTTTTATTATTTTCGTGGACGCACAGACTGTGAGAGCTGCCTCGGTCCGCATTCACAATTCCCATTTTGCGAATTTTCTTCAGCGCTTGCCTCACGCCTCTCTCTTGTGACGCTAAGCTGGGGTGTTGCACGCCGCACTTTCCCACGCTTTCAGAGacgtgttgctgctgctgctgctgctgctgctgctcctgaTGGTTGGTCAGCTTTGGTTGTtggcattcgtgaatcatgtcaacatcaccaacaccgccaccaccacctctgTCCCTCTCGCTCAGAGCCAACCATTCTTACTGTTTCATCAAGCATCATTGCAATCCACTTCCACTAGGTCATCACGTCCAAAATGTCCAAGGACCACACCTCGCTCCCAATGCAGAGCCTCTCAATCGATGAGAAGGCCGGTCACGACCCTATTACAGGCCATCGCACGCCTTCTGTGGGCACTCCCGGTCACAGTGGTTTGGGCGCACAACCCACCAACGGCATCCTTCCAGGCGGCGGCGCCAAGAGCGACAAAAAGAAGATGCACCCTGCCGTTATTATCGTCCTCTGGATCGCCCTCTCGAGCAGTGTCATCGTCTACAACAAGTAAGTAGCCAGCAAAGATTGAGTGCTGCTGTCTTGCTTCAATTTTCTTTCAAAGGAACGGACATTGCTGACCTCTACCCTCTGCCCTCTTGTATTTATAGATTCGTTCTTGACcccaagcagctcaactTCCCCTTCCCCGTCTTCCTTACCACCTTCCACATGGCCTTTGCTACCGTCGGCACACGTCTGTTGGCGAGGTATACGCACCTTCTCGACGGTCTTGCCAACGTCGAGATGACCAATGAACGATGGATCAAAAACATTCTCCCCATCGGCGCCCTCTTCTCATGCTCGCTCATTTTCAGCAACATGGCGTATCTCACTCTCGGCGTCAGCTTCATCCAGATGCTCAAGGCTTTTACTCctgttgctgtgctgctcatctcgtTCGCCTTTGGCCTCAAGCAGCTCTCGGGCACCCTTACCATGATCGTCGGATGCATTTCATTTGGTGttgcgctcgcttcctACGGTCAGGGTGACTTTGCCATGTCCGGTTTCATCTGCCAGgtgctcgccatcgcttTCGAGTCTTCGCGTCTCGTCATGATCCAGGTCCTCCTTCAGGGCCTCAAGATGGACCCTCTGGTCTCGCTCTACTACTTTGCACCCGTCTGCGCTGCTATCAACGCTTTGGTGCTCCCGTTTACCGAGGGCCTCGTTCCGTTCTTCCAGATCTCCAACTTGGGTCCCTTTGTGCTTTTCACCAACGCCGGTGTCGCCTTTGGTCTCAACATTGCCGCCGTCTTCCTCATCGGCGCCGCCAGCTCCTTGACGCTGACTCTCGCTGGTGTCATCAAGGacatcttgctcatccTGGGCTCCATGCTTCTCCTCGGCGACACTGTTACTGGCCTCCAATTCTTCGGTTACGGCATTGCCCTTGCCGGTCTCGTTGCTTTCAAGACGCACAAGGGCTAAACACCCCACTCTTCCCTGCTCACACTTATTGTGACTGCTAGGCGGTTCTCATCTGCCACAATGGACGCTGCAATCTTGATCCCTTCTCTCTAGATGTCAAATTACGCCCCCACACTCTTTTGCTCCCTCGCTTCCTCGATCCATTTCTGTCAAGAGATGTACGATTCGCACGTATGCGGCTTGCTTTCCCCGGATTAAGGCAGATTAGCACCGCGtgtgcttgctgatcgCAACCACCAGCTCGGGTCCTGCATTCTCGTCTTCGCATAGACTTTTATTTTTGCCGTGTGCCACGTGCTCCGCTGTACTTTGTTAAATTCAACGCTTTCATAGTCACCTTCCAGGACCTTGCGCTTTTCTACTCATGACGATTCACTCGAGTCGACCAAGTTGAAGCAGATGAACCGGCGCAAGGCAGACGTGAGGGCGAGAAGCAGCGATCTttgatcaagatgctcgtAGCTTGACACATTCAAGATTTGCCgtgtcaatcacgaacgtTCTGACACACatgatttacgattgcaCCCAAGACTGGGTCTGAGCTTCATTCCACTTTACGCGTCGAGGCGTTTTTTTTCCCAAGAGTCGCATACCCTTTGGctgttttttttttttttttttttttttcaaCTGATGATGGTGCATTcagaccaacactcgtgactcacgactcgtggcACTGAAGAGCAACACCTTTCGCACTGGTGTTGCCACACACCATCGCTCGATCTTCTGACCTCAGCATAGCGGGATGCTTGTCGTGGATTCCGTAGCTCACCATATAGAATGACTCGACGATGCATCGTCAGAACGCTCTCAAGCTCGAAACCCCCGGAACCAGCAACGATTCCGAGCTTGCTTCGCGCCAGTTCCACTTTCCATATGCGGAGGCCTACTCGATTcagctcgacttgatgcGCAAAGTGTTCTCTACCATCGAAGACGGGAAAGTGGGTCTGTTCGAGAGTCCAACCGGCACAGGCAAGTCGCTTTCACTCATTTGTGCTGCCTTCACATGGCTCAGGCAAAATGCACAAAGGCACACCATCGGCACAAGCACCAACGACGGCGAAACTCACGGCTCGAACCACGGCCCAGCAACGCAGCAAGAGCCCGACTGGGTCGTCAAGCACAAAAATGAACTCCGACGAAAGCAACATGAAGCATACGAGCTTGATCTCAAAGATCgcattgctgctgctcgcgcaAAGCAAGCCGCTCTCAAAAAAAGCCTCCAAGACGGTCAAGTTCTGCTCGATGCCCAAGCGAGGGTTGCTAAGCGGCAACGTCGCTCGGCtaacgacgacgatgataAGGACTCGGATGACGACCTCCTGATAGATGAGAAAGAAGGTGCCAAGAGTGCGAGGACGCTCCAAATGGCCACCTACTCCAAGACTGCTTTGTCCGAAACGtcggtcgagatcgactcgagccTCTCACCTGCTGTCCGCGCACTAATGCAGCAATATGAGCAAGCCAGCAGTCGAGGTCGtgaggacgaagatgaaCCTGAAACACTGCCTCGTGTCATCTATGCCAGTCGAACGCATTCACAGCTCTCGCAATTTGTCGCTGAGTTGAAGAAGACCTCCTTTGGACAAGTCGATATCATCCATGCCGAAACACTACCGATTCGCACAATTCCTCTAGGAAGTCGCAAGCAGATGTGCATCAACGAAGACGTACAACGGATTGGCCGAAACAAAGGCTCAGAAGCAATGAACGAACGATGTATCGAGCTGATAAAGGGAAAAACGGGCAAGACCAAATGTTCATCTCTACCTCCCTTTGATCAGACCGGGCGTTCCCGGATTCTGGAGTTTCGCGACGCTGCCATGGCCGAGGTAGGTGACATCGAAGACCTTGTACAACTGGGAAAACAGACCAACACCTGTCCGTACTTCGCTgcgcgcagcagcgccaagcaagccgagcttATCACACTTCCGTACAACCTACTTCTCCAGAAGGATGCACGCAATGCACTTGGCATCAGCCTCGAAGGAtgcatcgtcttggttGATGAGGCACACAATCTGATCGACACCATCCTCTCTACGCATTCGGTAACAATCGACTCGCAGCAGATCGCACAGGCGTCCGAGCAAATCGATACGTATCTCGACAAGTTTGCATTGCGACTAAAGGGATCCAATGAGCAGAATCTGCGTAAGGTGCGCAAAGTACTGTCGAGCATGTCAGCCTTTTTCTCCAAGAAGGCTGCGGAGGGAAAGACGAATGCCGAGTTGGTCTTGTCAGCGGCCGACTTGGTGAGGAGTCTGACTGGTAATCTGGACCAGATCAACCTCGTAACGCTCGAGACGTGGCTAAAGGAAACGCAGATCGCAAGAAAGATCAGCGGGTACGCAGacaagcacagcaagaTGGCGGTGCAGCAGGCAGCGGCGTCAGTAAACCAACACAATGGCACTCGGACCAACAAGAGCAGACATCCGCCCAAGCTTCTACTCGAAAATGCATCACCCGATTCGATACGCTCCGCAAGTCAAAGTGCCATCTCTAGCATGCATGCGATTGAGACTTTCATCCTTTCGCTCGCCAACCGGTCCGAAGACGGTCGAGTAGTGCTTAGCAGCGCGACCAATTCGGCAGGCGAGAACGTCGTGCGAGCCAAGTatcagctgctcaacccATCGCACGTTTTCAGATCGCTTGTCGACGAAGCACGCTCCGTGATCTTGGCTGGAGGAACGATGGAGCCCATGTCGGATTTCCGCCAACAATTGCTTCCCTTTGTACCACCGGATCGCCTCGTGACATTCTCGTGTGGTCACATTATACCCGCCAGCAACCTGATGGTCTCTGTCTTGTCTGCAAGTCCAAAAGGGCTTCCTTTCGAGTTCAAGTTTGACTCGCGCGACAATGTAGAGCTAATCGATGAACTCGGTCGCACGCTTGTCAATGTTTGCAACATCGTGCCCGCCGGATTGGTAGTGTTCGTCCCGTCCTATGCATTTCTCGACAAACTGATGGCGAGGTGGAAAGATGCGGCGTCAGGAGGCTTGCTGCAGAGGCTAGGtagcaagaagaagattTTCATCGAGCCAAAGACAACCATGGAAGTAGACAAGGTGTTGGGCGAGTATACGGCAGCCATTCGGGCCAAGGATGTCAAGACGGGAGTATCGAGTGGTGGTGCGATCATGTTTGCGGTCGTAGGTGCCAAGCTGTCGGAAGGAATCAACTTCTCAGACAACCTTGCCCGAGGCGTTGTCATGGTCGGTATGCCATTCGCCAATATGCACAGCCCGGAGCTAGCTGAGCGGATGAAGTATGTACGTGAACTGGCAATCAAGCACGAGTCGACTGCATGCGTTACAGCATCGCAAAAACCAAGCGACCCGGTAAGTCATAGAGTTGTTTTCT contains these protein-coding regions:
- a CDS encoding uncharacterized protein (related to triose phosphate/3-phosphoglycerate/phosphate translocator); protein product: MSKDHTSLPMQSLSIDEKAGHDPITGHRTPSVGTPGHSGLGAQPTNGILPGGGAKSDKKKMHPAVIIVLWIALSSSVIVYNKFVLDPKQLNFPFPVFLTTFHMAFATVGTRLLARYTHLLDGLANVEMTNERWIKNILPIGALFSCSLIFSNMAYLTLGVSFIQMLKAFTPVAVLLISFAFGLKQLSGTLTMIVGCISFGVALASYGQGDFAMSGFICQVLAIAFESSRLVMIQVLLQGLKMDPLVSLYYFAPVCAAINALVLPFTEGLVPFFQISNLGPFVLFTNAGVAFGLNIAAVFLIGAASSLTLTLAGVIKDILLILGSMLLLGDTVTGLQFFGYGIALAGLVAFKTHKG
- a CDS encoding DNA helicase (related to CHL1 - protein of the DEAH box family), with the protein product MHRQNALKLETPGTSNDSELASRQFHFPYAEAYSIQLDLMRKVFSTIEDGKVGLFESPTGTGKSLSLICAAFTWLRQNAQRHTIGTSTNDGETHGSNHGPATQQEPDWVVKHKNELRRKQHEAYELDLKDRIAAARAKQAALKKSLQDGQVLLDAQARVAKRQRRSANDDDDKDSDDDLLIDEKEGAKSARTLQMATYSKTALSETSVEIDSSLSPAVRALMQQYEQASSRGREDEDEPETLPRVIYASRTHSQLSQFVAELKKTSFGQVDIIHAETLPIRTIPLGSRKQMCINEDVQRIGRNKGSEAMNERCIELIKGKTGKTKCSSLPPFDQTGRSRILEFRDAAMAEVGDIEDLVQLGKQTNTCPYFAARSSAKQAELITLPYNLLLQKDARNALGISLEGCIVLVDEAHNLIDTILSTHSVTIDSQQIAQASEQIDTYLDKFALRLKGSNEQNLRKVRKVLSSMSAFFSKKAAEGKTNAELVLSAADLVRSLTGNLDQINLVTLETWLKETQIARKISGYADKHSKMAVQQAAASVNQHNGTRTNKSRHPPKLLLENASPDSIRSASQSAISSMHAIETFILSLANRSEDGRVVLSSATNSAGENVVRAKYQLLNPSHVFRSLVDEARSVILAGGTMEPMSDFRQQLLPFVPPDRLVTFSCGHIIPASNLMVSVLSASPKGLPFEFKFDSRDNVELIDELGRTLVNVCNIVPAGLVVFVPSYAFLDKLMARWKDAASGGLLQRLGSKKKIFIEPKTTMEVDKVLGEYTAAIRAKDVKTGVSSGGAIMFAVVGAKLSEGINFSDNLARGVVMVGMPFANMHSPELAERMKYVRELAIKHESTACVTASQKPSDPGHELYINLCMKAVNQSIGRAVRHQNDFAALILLDRRYARPEIKQRLPGWIRDQVTVADRFGSMVQQTAAFFKNRKN
- a CDS encoding uncharacterized protein (related to C-type cyclin), with translation MTGATDTRLSTVRVPDDQWLFAKSDLELTPSVLQGGLDPVEEKQRRYKGVNAIYRMAEYMRLPQHVMNTAAIYLHRFYMRKPLEYGPSKIGHSHYEIAATCVFLACKVEESHRKLLSVIDAAMASFDKTPSGNQRWAERTFRADPSSKEFARWRDIILLSEETVLETLCFDLIVEQPHEILVKACSRLNVNADVVRVAWTTLNDSLRDAICVIFEAPVLAAGAFYRACQQYQVDPSKFVAQWPKDAEDSRWTWTDIFDVDEDEAAEAAEAIQKDVYDFNESQGQSG